Genomic DNA from Hordeum vulgare subsp. vulgare chromosome 2H, MorexV3_pseudomolecules_assembly, whole genome shotgun sequence:
TCTATGACACACGGGCCCCATCGATCAGTTTGACTAGTCAACCCCACATTTGactgctgatgtgagcatgaccTCATGGTGACGTCATAAATGCATGATTGAATTAAAATAAATTGTTTTAATTTGATAATATTATTAAAActttaaaattaatataaaataatccgtaatctGAATACCGCAGAAGCTTTTCTCCTTGATCACAACAGTGCTGCCAAGTCCGGGGCTGAACAGAAGCTCAAACAACTTCTgagagaagagaagttgaagtggGAACTAAGGGCTAAAGTGCGTCAAGTGGTTGAGGACGATGATAATACCCAGTTTTTCCGCTTGATTGCCAATGGCAaacacagaaagaaaaaaaatccagCTTGAACAAGATGAAGGTACAACTGTAGGACATGAGAACCTAAAATTGTATATCTCTGACTACTATAAACAGTTGTTTGGTACTCATAGGACAATTTTGTGTATATGGATGAGCAAAGGGTCGATGACATACCTCAACTCGGTGTAGCCGACAATGAGGTTCTCTCGGCGCCTTTTTCGGAGGAAGAGGTTTTTGAGGCTATTGCGCAGATGAAAAATAACAAGGCAGCATGATCGAATGGGTTCTCGGCTAGATTTTATAAAAATTGTTGGCACATCATTAAGGATGATTTACTTCTGATGttccatgatttgtttaatgggcACTTACAGCTGTTTCACATTAACTTTGGAACGATCACATTGTTGCCAAAGAAGGAAGGGGTTGTGCGCATTGAACAATTTTGTTTGATTTGCCTGCTGAATGTGAGTTTTAAGATATTCACTAAGGTTGGCACGGACAGATTGACACATATTGCACACGAGGTTGTGCAACCGAGTCAATCGGCTTTCATGTCGGGCAGAGACATACTTGAGGGTGTGGTGGTCCTTCATGAAACGCTGCATGAAATTCACTCAAACAAACTAGACAGAattatcttcaaagtggattTCGAGAAAGCATATGACAAAGTAAAATGGCCTTTCCTGCAGCAAGCACTACATATGAAGGGGTTTGATGATGTTTGGAGAAAACACGTCGAATCCTTCGTACAAAAGGGGAGCGTTGGAATTAAGGTCAATGATGACATTGGGCATTATTTCCAAATGCGCAAAGGGATGCGGCATGGGGATCTAATGTCTCCTATCCTCTTCAATATAGTTGCGGATATGTTGGCAATTATGATTGGGAGAGCAAAATAGGAGGGTTTGGTAGGTGGACTTGTCCCACATCTCATTGATGATGGTGTGTCCATTTTACAGTACACTGATGACACCTTTTATTCATAGAACATGATGTTGCAAAGGCTCAAAATATGAAATTGGTCCTTTGTTTGTTTGAAGAGTTGTCTGGGTTGAAGATAAACTTCCACAAAAGCGAACTATTCTGCTTTAGGGAAGCAAAAGAAGAGGAGGATACGTACAAACAGTTGTTTGGGTGTGCGTTAGGTAGCTTGCCGTTTAGTTATCTAGGCATATCAATTCATCATCGGAAGTTATCAAACAAGGAATGGAAGTGTATTGAAGAAAGATTCGAGAAAAAGCTAAGTTGTTGGAAAGGCAAGTTATTGTCTTACGGGGGTAGGTTGGTCCTCGTTAATTCAGTTTTCACCAGCATGCCAATGTTCCTTCTATCCTTTTTTGAGATACCGATTGGGGTACGGAAAAGGTTGGACTTCTATAGATCCCGTTTCTTTTGGCAAAGTGATGAGGTCAAAagaaagtacaaactttctcgatGGGACATTGTTTGTAGACCCAAGGAGCAAGGCGGTCTTGGGATCGAGAATTTGGAGGTCAAGAACAAATGTGTGCTTAGCAAATGGTTATACAGACTGTCCGTAGAGTCTGAAGGCATGTGGGTACAAATACTGAGGAATAAGTATTTACATGCTAAAACCTTAGCTCAGGTCACTTTGAAGCCCAACGATTCACCCTTTTGGAAAGGTCTAATGAGAACGAAGGCGGTGTTCTTTCATAGGTCTAAGTTTATCGTCGAGAATGGAGAGACTACGAGGTTTTGGGAGGACACGTGGTTGGGGGAGACGCCATTAGCCATGCAATACCCTTCTCTATATAATATTGTGCAGCGTAAGGAGACTACTGTTTTACAGTTTGTTCCTCTCAATATTCAATTCCGAAGGAGTTTGAGAGGAGATCGTTGGATTGCTTGGATTGATCTAGTCAGGAGGCTGATGGAGGTCACCTTATCAGACGAGACTGATAGACTTCATTGGAAGCTATTGAAAAATGACATCTTTTCGATGAAAACAATGTACTTAAACCTCATTGATACTAGATCAATCCCCAAATGGATTCATATTTAAAAGATAAGGTGCCTTTAATAATCAAAATTTTCATGTGGTTCGTTCACAAGGAAGTGATTCTAACTAAAGATAATTTGGCAAAGCGTAATTGGGCTGGTAACAAAAGGTGTACCTTCTGTGATCAGCCTGAGATgatcaaacacctctttctcgatTGCCCGCTGGCAAAACTAGTATGGAGTTCGATTCGTACGGCCTTTAATATCACGCCTCCAACTAGCATTCAGTCGTTGTTCGGAACGTGCCTAGGCGGAGTAGATATTTGTACGTTAAGACAGATTCGAATAGGAGTTTATGCGTTACTATAGGCTATATGAAACTGCAGGAATGATATGGTCTTTAAGAGGAAATATCAAACCAATTTTTTACAGGTTATGCACAACGTCTTCGATCCGCACGTGGTCGTTACTCACTCCTACGGAGAACCGGGAGTCTTTGGCTATTGAATCtatccgatgggagatggtagctcaggatatattcaaccggtttggatgaagGTCCAATAGTAAAATAGCTAGATAGATTTCTAATCATATTGTACGCCGGTTGTCGCTATTTATTTTTTGAATTCTCAGCTTTCTTGTAAGCTTGTACTGGACTGCAGATTTTTTTTCAACACTTTAAATAAAGGTGGCCGTATGCATCTTTCTCATCCAGAGGCTGGAGGTCAGCCTTTTTTTTATAATAAAAAACTACATGCTACATAAGTAAAATTGACTTGATATGCGTTATGACAAGCCCCACATATGGTATCCGGACGCACATGTGTGCCCGGACAACACAATAACACTGATCAGTCAGACCGGCCTCGTCCCGTGCGCACAAAGCGACGTGTGTGTAATGCAAAGCACCGCTGGAAGGTGGCCTCGACCAACGCGGAGATTGGACGGCGTCGTAGGGTCTCTAAAAACAGATAAAAACACAAAGAAacggaaaacaaaacaaaacacatGGAAACTTCTAAAACTAGACCGAACTGGTTCATAGAAGCTTTCCAAAGCCGCTTCTGGCACCGGTCCGCTAACCTGGCACCAGAGGCAAGACTGAAGGATCTCTCGGTATGATCAAGATATAGCCTTCGGCGTTCAAATCCGTCGGCACAGATAAACGACCCCCACCGTGGGCATGTCCCATCCCCCTCTCATGCAATCTGCAGTAGTTCCTGTCACGGCGGTACATAGCACGACCGTGCGAGCTGGGACGGCGCACGCACATCCACCCGCCTCTACTGTTCCTGCAATCCCACCGTTGCTGTGATTCAGACCTATCGTCCGTTGATGGAGTTTTGTTCTGCGACAGCATTTTTCTTCAACTTAAAATCCCAGCAATTTCGCACAGGAACTTCAGATGATTTTTGCTCAAGGGTGGGTGGCCAAGTTGTGACTCACCCAACACCCATGTGCTGAAAGAAAAGGTGGACGGATGAACAAGAAAACGAaacttgaaggatgaacaagaaaaagaagcatGAAGGATAAACAAGAAGGAACAAGGAGTAAAACATCATTCACGGATCTCAAGTGAGAACAAACAATCAAGTTGTGTGACACACCCAACAACCTTGACCCTTTAACCCAACTTGGCACGGCAACGAACAGCAGGTCCTTCCCTCcacaacagcagcagcaccagcaatGTGTTTGTATCTTGTACATCATATAGAAACATCTTTTGTTGGGTAAAACAAGACAAAGCGATGCCATTGCCCTGGCGACAGGGGACCGTACCGACTCTTGTGTAGTATCTAGCTTACAGTTACAATATCACCTCACAACAATACACGACACGTCTTGGGCACTGGATTTTCCTCTTCTGTCCAGTCGTCTCTCTTGGCAGGCACACAAATTATTGTCGACGGAGTACACTTGACATTCATAGTATGGTACAAGAACAGCGAGTGGTCTTAGGCAACTTGTTCGTCTTCTTGTCTGACACAAACAAGTTCAACATAATTCAGCAAAATGAACAGACTGACAGTCTGAAATTTGAACTGTACGAGGCACACCATACTATTTCTATTTCACAAGTTGCTACCTAAGTACTCCAACGGTCAAAATGCTAAAATAGTCTAATTCCGGCAAGTGGTCTCCATACTCAACCACCTTAGGTATATAGATCACAAATCATGGAAATGGAAATGGTCTGGTTACCATCAACTGAAAGGTGAAAGGAATCTAAAATGTAATGTTACAAGGGCCAACCAACCAACCATTATCTCAGCCAAGGGCATGATTTTGGCACTGATGGCATAGAGTTGAAAAATTGGTTCAAATTATGGCTAGGCCAATCCAGATGTTCTTTCAGTGGTTATTGCCATAATGTTTTATTATATAACATTGCATCCAACAGCGTCCTATCTAATTGTGAAGAAGCAGAATATTACGTGTTTTAATGAGACATGCATTTCGATAATTTCCGCTAATTTCTGCTGTACTGGTCAGGTGGATACTAGAGGGGATTAGACAGAAACCAAATCTGTGATTTGGCATTGTTGGGCAAGACCAGAATTTCATCTACGAATTACAGGACAGACAACAGGCTCACCATACTGATTTCCCATGGACAGAAGCGCAGAGCTCTATGACTTTCATGTCAACATTTTCATATTTCATACACAATCTTTTTCTCTTCAGAGAATCTAATGAACATTGTTTTTCCTCGTGCAGATTCCACACATATGATGGCACATTAGTGATAAAATTAATGGTAGAAAGGAAACAAATGACTGATATGCACCCATTGCAATTTTGAAGACACAACTTGCAAGGTGAAACAATGTTAATCAGTCTAGGTCAGACACACGGGAAGATTGAGCAAGTCATAACTCATAAGCAATACTTTACACAAATATTACAAAGTTACAGGCTTGCAGCTTACCTGGTTTTGACTTTGCGGATGATGGCTGGACAACGACATGCATTGTTATAACAGTGCTGGGAAGATCACCGAAAGGTGCTTTGCACTGTGCAATATTCTTGTCATTTTCTAGAATTTTGCCTCCACTTATCAGTTTCACATCATTAGCACTCTTTGGGACAATTGTTTTATCTACAAGCAGAATCATTACAGAATTAGAAATATTACACAAGCAGCGGAGGAGATATAACTATTCTTAGAAGAAAAAAACTCAGAAATGCAGTACGAAATTACATATGCAGCAATCTACCCAAAACCTTGGCCAAAAATGCTACCCATACATCTTAAAATGCAGGATTTTAGGAATTTTATTACATCAAATTGAACAAAAATACTAACAGCAGCCAAATACAATTAGAACAGTTATcttcattgaagcaattacgataaaataagaaaaaaatcgCGGCATGTGCCTTGTGCGCAGGTAGGGTAGAAACATGTATTGGTAATTAGAACAAAATGGAGAACTCAAGGCAGGATAAATTTAAGGCAATGCTATGCAGAAGCGGTAAAGCTGTTCCCCTGTGACCATGAGGTCACGGGTTCGAGTCCTGGAAACGGCCTCTTGCAGAAATGTAGGGAAAGGCTGCGTACAAAAAGACCCAAAGTGGTATGACCCTTCCCCGAACCCTGCACAAGCAGGAGGTACGTGCACCGGTCTGCCTGATGCTATGCAGAAGCTAAAAGTTCGAATCAACAAGAATGTTCAACAATATCAGATCCTAAGCAAAATTCCTGTCCCATTTGACAATTGCCTTTTGAGAGAATTGCAAGTTAGATGTCTTAAAAGCATAATGATCATTTGATTCATTGATCCACAATAACAGGGAGTACAAGCACGCAAAGACCGCAGAACTAAGCGATAAACAAATGGAAATATAAAAACAATATGGCAAAATGTAAGACATATGCCCTTTACACAGAACAAATGCATGAACCTATTTTTCATTGCCTACCAACAAAATAGATTTGGCATTCTTTTTAATCTCCCCGTGGATGGAAAGAGAATGTGATTAACACATGGTTGCTGACAATGAAATACACAAGCTCGGATCAAACATCATGAGCTTCTCCAGTGTTTGTGGCTCCTAGAGTATCTTCCTGTTGGGCTCTCTGTGGTTTACTTCACAGCCTTCCTCTTTGGCTGACATAGAGGCATAGAGTAATATTTTGAGCATCATGCACTCACTATTATACAATTTAAAATATATCCTAATGTGGAGTGCTGCGGTGCCCATTCAAGGAATTCATGGAAATAGTTGCGCATTTGTTGGAAGTCCGAGACATCCTGCACATCTTGGGTTGTCAGCATCCCACTTATCCAAAATTCCAAATGGGCTATGGTAAAGCACATTAACATGTCTGCCTACATTATAGCCCCAATCACGGCTCCTCCGATGTTCGCTCAGATACCAAAGACCATCCT
This window encodes:
- the LOC123426562 gene encoding membrane-anchored ubiquitin-fold protein 4, which codes for MAEGEETKVEGTREEERMDAGAGAEEEEVEVKFRLFDGSDIGPVRCNAAATTVAALKDRVVADWPKDKTIVPKSANDVKLISGGKILENDKNIAQCKAPFGDLPSTVITMHVVVQPSSAKSKPDKKTNKLPKTTRCSCTIL